In one window of Mercurialis annua linkage group LG4, ddMerAnnu1.2, whole genome shotgun sequence DNA:
- the LOC126679348 gene encoding zinc finger BED domain-containing protein RICESLEEPER 2-like encodes MEMESSSEVFISFACEVFGSQSFGGSPNLHYSKMDTDSDPAIDLNSEIDLEAITGQLPVVQEIAPDGNGGQSPMEANAVTNPDHAGGSGGQNNPVEANTRKRKEVHQRSIVWDHFNAIKDADGVIIQAKCSYCARIYNCHAKKNGTSTLRGHMLRCSKHPHSLETRQALLSFQPAVNVGVVPNSGPQMCNVANWKFDQEAIRKAVSYMIVVDELPLKFVEKQGFKKLMSIACPRFKIPSRWTVNRDCYAMFVEEKLKLKHFMKFNTQRVSLTSDAWTSNQRINYMCVTAHFIDTEWKLHKKIISFVPCSRHKGEYLSKALETCLQEWGLKNIFTVTLDNAENNTAAMSFFMKKMLTWGCSPARCKVAHMRCIAHILNLVVSDGLKESGASVQKVRGVVRYIKNSPLRLSKFKECKKTCELECKRSLCLDVPTRWNSTYLILSTACLYQKVFEEYEETESSFKKDLGDSVPGFLDWEHVKELCGMLECFYKMTLRISGSLYVTSNNHFNEISDLCTILQDWTRSDDVSLRSMGSKMKQKFDKYWGDPIVMNKLIFFANILDPRDRILYLEYTLTHMYGVQEGKFLFSGLMDDLLALFNDYELQHKKEKAIGGGQTSVSSEHVGGLSQANSVLKERYLQEMKETGGVGGTKKSELDLYLGEAVVANEENFDILRWWKLNSERLPVLSKMARDILAVPVSTVASESAFSTGGRVLDDFRSSLTPTLVEALICTQDWLKDPTKPVSVEESLDELEQFEEGFQEPTNANTNAVVCLYVLFSIYLICLLIRLTCEGNFEAVQACFDLKLTDLGYIFDTHQIHLHNLIITINLQETCNAIHSPSPPLFHDKFLNVKTLCIKCNFICDLLAPTCQLVSCTNIAFDSLESDMRACKLNDQELERNKELPYTWTDRPYHKPWYTAIRARIFWTGFE; translated from the exons ATGGAAATGGAG TCTTCCAGTGAAGTTTTTATCTCCTTTGCTTGTGAAGTTTTTGGCTCGCAAA GCTTTGGTGGAAGCCCCAATCTGCACTATTCTAAG ATGGACACTGATTCTGACCCTGCAATTGACCTTAATTCTGAAATTGATCTAGAAGCCATTACTGGCCAACTTCCTGTTGTCCAAGAGATTGCCCCAGATGGAAATGGTGGACAAAGTCCAATGGAAGCAAATGCAGTGACTAACCCAGACCATGCTGGTGGTAGTGGTGGACAAAATAATCCAGTGGAAGCAAATACTAGAAAGAGAAAGGAAGTCCACCAAAGATCAATTGTTTGGGACCATTTCAATGCTATTAAAGATGCTGATGGGGTAATCATACAAGCTAAGTGTTCTTACTGTGCTCGTATTTATAACTGTCATGCCAAAAAAAATGGTACATCTACTTTGAGAGGTCACATGCTTAGATGCAGTAAGCACCCGCATAGTTTAGAAACCAGACAAGCTTTATTATCCTTTCAGCCTGCTGTAAATGTGGGTGTAGTCCCTAATAGTGGTCCTCAAATGTGCAATGTTGCTAATTGGAAATTTGATCAGGAAGCCATTAGAAAGGCTGTGTCATACATGATTGTGGTTGATGAATTGCCTCTGAAATTTGTTGAGAAACAGGGTTTTAAAAAGTTGATGAGTATTGCATGTCCTAGGTTTAAAATTCCATCTAGATGGACTGTAAATAGAGACTGCTATGCCATGTTTGTGGAAGAGAAGCTGAAACTGAAacattttatgaaatttaatactCAGAGAGTAAGTCTAACTAGTGATGCATGGACTTCTAATCAAAGAATTAATTACATGTGTGTCACTGCCCATTTCATAGACACTGAGTGGAAGCTTCATAAAAAGATAATTTCTTTTGTACCTTGTTCTAGGCATAAGGGTGAATACTTGTCTAAGGCTTTAGAAACCTGTTTGCAAGAGTGGGGGCTCAAGAATATCTTTACTGTGACCCTTGATAATGCTGAAAATAATACTGCTGCCATGagttttttcatgaaaaaaatgCTGACTTGGGGTTGTAGTCCTGCTAGATGTAAAGTTGCTCACATGAGATGCATAGCTCATATTCTTAATCTGGTTGTGTCTGATGGTCTAAAAGAAAGTGGAGCTTCTGTTCAAAAAGTTAGGGGGGTTGTTAGATATATTAAAAACTCACCTCTTAGACTAAGTAAGTTTAAGGAATGTAAAAAGACATGTGAGTTAGAATGTAAGCGTTCATTATGTCTAGATGTCCCAACTAGATGGAATTCAACTTATCTCATATTGAGTACTGCCTGTTTGTATCAAAAAGTCTTTGAGGAGTATGAAGAAACAGAGTCAAGCTTTAAAAAAGATTTGGGTGATAGTGTTCCTGGTTTCTTGGATTGGGAACATGTTAAGGAGTTATGTGGCATGTTAGAATGTTTTTACAAAATGACATTGAGAATTTCTGGTTCTCTTTATGTGACTTCTAACAACCATTTCAATGAAATTTCTGATTTGTGTACAATCTTGCAAGACTGGACAAGGTCTGATGATGTGTCATTGAGGTCTATGGGGtctaaaatgaaacaaaaatttgataaatactgGGGTGATCCTATTGTAATGAACAAGTTGATATTCTTTGCTAACATTTTAGATCCTAGGGATAGAATTCTTTATTTGGAGTACACATTGACTCATATGTATGGTGTTCAAGAGGGTAAATTTCTGTTTTCTGGTCTGATGGATGATTTGCTTGCATTATTCAATGACTATGAATTACAACATAAGAAAGAAAAGGCCATTGGTGGTGGCCAGACTAGTGTGTCATCTGAGCATGTTGGTGGCTTATCTCAAGCCAATTCTGTGTTGAAAGAGAGGTATCTACAAGAAATGAAGGAGACTGGTGGTGTTGGTGGGACCAAGAAATCTGAATTGGATTTGTACCTTGGAGAGGCAGTAGTTGCAAATGAGGAGAATTTTGACATTCTCAGATGGTGGAAGCTGAACTCAGAGAGGTTGCCTGTCCTCTCTAAAATGGCTAGAGACATTCTTGCAGTCCCAGTCTCCACAGTTGCTTCTGAGTCAGCATTTAGCACTGGTGGAAGAGTGCTAGATGACTTCAGGAGTAGCCTGACTCCAACACTTGTGGAAGCTCTAATCTGCACTCAGGATTGGCTTAAAGACCCAACTAAACCTGTTTCTGTTGAGGAGTCTTTGGATGAATTGGAGCAGTTTGAAGAAG GCTTTCAAGAACCAACCAATGCTAACACTAATGCTGTTGTTTGTCTATATGTCCTTTTCTCAATTTACTTGAT TTGCCTTCTGATAA GATTGACTTGTGAAGGAAATTTTGAAGCTGTACAGGCTTGTTTTGACCTAAAGCTGACAGATTTAGGGTATATTTTTG ACACTCACCAAATTCACCTCCATAATCTCATCATTACAATTAACCTCCAAGAAACATGCAATGCCATACATTCTCCATCCCCTCCTCTATTCCATGATAAATTTCTTAATG